TGCAGATAGAAATTTTACTGCTAATAAGGAAGAAGCACCAAAAAGTGATCCTTTTGTTGCAAAACCAGAAGCCAAAAAACAAGTAGTTATGGATTATAAGCCAAGAGTTTATAAAAGCACTTCATCTCTACTAGTATCAAATGCCTCTGCAAATAGCGGTGACTCGTCTGCAGGTGTCAGAAATTCAGAAGTGAATGAGAATGGGGAAAGAGTTGTAAAAACTGTTAGTGGCGAATATGTTTTTGATAGCAATGGAAACTTCATAAGAAGAAATGGCGAACCGCCAAAAGATTTTTCAGATAATGCTAACAACAACGATAATGGAAGTGATAATTCTGAGTATGAAACCGCTGGAGTATTCACTCCTAAGAGTGCAAAAGTTGGTAGCTTTGATCCAAATTTGTATTTATCAAAAGGAACATATATTGGCTGCTCGCTTGATACAAGGTTAGTTTCAACAATCAAAGGTGGAATTTCTTGCACTGTGAGCGAGAATATCTATTCTACAAATGGCACAACGCTTCTAATTGAAAAAGGATCAAAGATCACTGGCTTTTTCAATAGCGGCCAAATGAATGATGGTATGGATAGAATTTTTGTAGTCTGGAGTGAGATTAGAACTCCTAACAATATTATTATCCCAGTAAGCAGCGGTGCAAGCGATGAACTTGGCGGATCTGGAATACCAGGATATGTCGATCACCACTGGCTTGAAAGATTTGGCTCTGCAATTTTGCTTAGTATCATAGATGATGCTGCAAATGTTGCACTAAATGGCGGCAGTGGGACGAGAAATAATAACAATATTAACTATGTTGATAACACGAGAGAAACGACAATGCAAATGGCAAACACAGCTCTTGAAAAATTTATCAATATCCAGCCAACACTTTATAAAAATCATGGCGATATCGTCGGCGTTTATGTTAATAGAGATATTGACTTTTCAAAAGTCTATAAGCTTAACGTAAAAAGGAAAAGAAATGCACGCTAACGTTATGGGCGATGGGCATATTTTAACTCAGTATGCCGAAAAATATTTTGGTGAGTATTTGTCAAACGATGAAATCAACGAAATTTGCTACAACGGCGACGATAAGGTTTTTTGTGAAAACGTTAGAGGCGAATGGATAACTTTTACAAGAAACGATATAGATTTTAAGAAAATTTATGCCTTTGCC
This sequence is a window from Campylobacter concisus. Protein-coding genes within it:
- the virB10 gene encoding type IV secretion system protein VirB10, with amino-acid sequence MAANNKKSISEQEEFKDIIDDTELEDERLKTRKLQAFGVVAFAAVALVLGLVALIGNFKNHDEQDEKQKIAVGTNVQKGDFSIKEEAQKIKELVLADRNFTANKEEAPKSDPFVAKPEAKKQVVMDYKPRVYKSTSSLLVSNASANSGDSSAGVRNSEVNENGERVVKTVSGEYVFDSNGNFIRRNGEPPKDFSDNANNNDNGSDNSEYETAGVFTPKSAKVGSFDPNLYLSKGTYIGCSLDTRLVSTIKGGISCTVSENIYSTNGTTLLIEKGSKITGFFNSGQMNDGMDRIFVVWSEIRTPNNIIIPVSSGASDELGGSGIPGYVDHHWLERFGSAILLSIIDDAANVALNGGSGTRNNNNINYVDNTRETTMQMANTALEKFINIQPTLYKNHGDIVGVYVNRDIDFSKVYKLNVKRKRNAR